The Vibrio alginolyticus NBRC 15630 = ATCC 17749 genomic sequence GCATTACGTTTCGAACGTTTTGCGTTCTTGCCTCTAAGAATGACGAGCAAATCTATCAGCAACTTCATCGAATTCTCATAAAATTCTCACAAGTTCTGTTCGAATTCTGTCAACAGCACTTTTTTACTCTTAATCAGCTATTTACACGTCGCGCTTTCCCCTCCTACAATGCGATATTCCCTGTTTAAATAACGATTCTCACCATGATTCATAACGTTCTGTCTGCCTACTATGGCGAAATCTACGGCATCGCTTTTTTCAACCACTACTTGAGCCATTACGCCCAAAGTGAACAACAAACGCTGTGGCAAACCTTGATTAAAGTGGAAGAGCTAACCGCAGAAAAGCTCAAACCTGTACTGCTGACAAATGGCATGGATATCGAAAGTCGACACCAAGAGATGTTGGATAAAGGCTTGGAAGATGCAATCAAATGGATTGGTTTACCATGGCAAGAGTTGGTGGCGACTCTTCTGAAATGGGTAGAACCTTATGAGGTCAAGTATCGAGAGTGGCATGAAGAAGTGAACGCTTCACAGCAGTATTCAATCGCTGAACGAGAAGCTATCGAGTTGATTGCAGACCACGAAACGGCCATTTATCACTGTTGGCAGCAATACCATACTGGTGAATCTGGCTTGCCTGCACTCAATGCATTTTTGGCAAAATATCGTTAAAGCGAGACGGTGACACTTGAACCTCGTGAAACCGTACCAGACAATATCGTTATTCCGCTGCGCAGAACTGAACAATTATGGTTAATCCAAAACTCATAGCCCTACTTCCTGATCTTGCTTCGTTTATCTTAGTGGTAAACGAAGGCAGTTTTACCGCTGCTGCTAAACAACTCGGCGTAACGCCATCGGCTTTAAGTAAGTTGATCACACGGTTGGAACAAGCCCTCTCGGTCAAACTGTTTGAGCGCACGACTCGTAAGTTGATCATCACTCAAGCTGGGCAAAAGGTTTACGACCAAAGCATCGCAATGGTGAATGCCGCGCAGCAAGCCGTTGAGCTATCTGCGGAAGATCATGCTGAGCCAACAGGCGCACTCACAGTAGCAGCCCCTGAAGCATTTCTTAATTCGGTGCTTCAACCGTTTGTGTTGCCATTCCTAGAACGTTATCCAAATATACAGCTTAAGCTGCGCGCAGCAGATGGTGAGATTGATCTTTTCCGCCAAGGTATTGATGTCGCCTTTAAGCTCACCGACAAACCCGATGAGAATCTGGTCCTCAAAGAGATCAGCAAGACCAATCTTGTTTTGTGTGCTTCTCCAGATTACCTAGCCAAACATGGTATGCCTGAGCACCCAACCGAGCTTGAGCAGCACGACTGCATTTACCTTGCCGAGAACGACAAAGACAACATCTGGTCATTCTTTAAAGAAGAAGCGTTCCACTCCATTGCCGTGAGTGGACGCTACGCCGTCAACCATTCTCAAATGCGCTTGAACGGGGTTAAGTCTGGCTTGGGAATTGGGATCTTCCATGACTTCGTGATCAAAGACGCATTAGAGCAAGGTGAAGTGGTGGAGGTTCTGCCGGATTGGATGATCAAGAGTAACTACCACGGCGCTATCGCGATGCAGTATGCACAAACTAAATACATGCCTGCTCGTCTGCGCGTGTTTATCGACTTCGTTAAGGAGCATTTAGTCTCCGACGATACTAACCATGCTTGAAGAGGCTAACCATGTTTAATGCCATTCATCACGTCGCGATCATTTGCAGCGATTACCCAAGGTCAAAACGCTTTTACACTGAAGTGTTGGGTTTGAAAGTCATTGCCGAGAACTATCGCGAAGCTAGAGACTCCTACAAGCTTGACCTCGCTTTACCTGACGGCAGCCAAGTGGAACTGTTTAGCTTTCCAGACGCACCAGAGAGACCGAGCTTTCCTGAAGCACAAGGCCTGCGACATCTCGCATTTTTGGTTGATGATGTTGAACAAGTGAAAGCCTACCTAGAATCGAATGACGTTGAAGTTGAGCCAATTCGTATTGACGAATTCACAGGCAAAGCCTTCACCTTTTTCCAAGATCCAGATGGCTTACCGCTGGAAATTTATCAGAAATAAAAAGAGCCAGCACTTCGCTGGCTCTTCTACTATTCCACTCTTTGTCTGTTACTAATTCAACGCTGTTTTCAGCTTCTCGACGCGGTTGAACAACAGCCAATCCAGTGCGAGAACCGTAACAATCGCCAAACCGCCCATCGGAAACGCCAAACACAATATCACCAACGCTACTAAACCAAGTTTCCAAATGCCGTCTTGCTGAAACTTAGGTGGCGCGCCCAATGCGGCACTGCGACTTGGTCTACGAATCCACCACATCACCACACCTGTGATTGAGATTAAGATGAACGCCAAACAGAACACTACGTTGAGTACTTTGTTCAATATACTCACATCGCCTTGGTGCAATGACACACCTGCCGCCATGAACTTGGCAAATAGGCTGTAATCTTGCCACGTTACATCCACCAACAAGCGACCGGAATATTGGTCAAAGTGGCTGGTGCGATCTTGTCTTGGGTCGGAAATGTCGCCGCCCATAGCGTTAGCTGCAACGGTGTAAACGCCCGTCTCAGAGCGTGGTAAAAACAGCTTATAGCCCGTAAAGCCCATCATTTCAGCCTTGAGGATGATATCATCAATAGAGAGCGTTTCATGAGTGCCTGCGTATGCCATCTCTTCCTTCATATTGGCATGATCATGAGCGGGCTTATCTTTCGATTCTGGCACAGCAGCAAGCTCTAAGTTCCATGGCATCTCTTCTGAAGCACCGTGGTTAAGATCTTTATGTGTCAGTGTGGATTCTGGTTTCTCACCCCATGTGTAATAGGTTGGGAAGGTATTCCAAGCTTGCACCATTTTCGCCCCCCAGATCCCTGCCCACGACAATCCTGAAATCAAAAAGAACAACAGAACAAGCGACAGTACACCACCTAAATTCGCATGCAGGTCACGCATCAAAATTCGAGGGCCATTGTTAAGGCGAATTTTCAAAAAGCCGGCGCGGCTGGCGTTGTCTCTAGGTAACCAAAGGTACAAACCAGACACCAACAGCAAAATCCCCAGACTTGCGGCGATTTCAATTAGACGGTCACCTAAGTCTCCGATGAGCAACGTACCGTGAATGCTGTTCATCAGTTCATAGATGCTATCACCACGGTCAATGGTGCCTTGTACGTCTCCTGTGTAAGGATTTACTGCAACAATCAGCGAGCTGCCTTCTTGGTTTTGAATCGAGAAGCGGTTGGCCATATCAGCCGTTTTAGCAGGTACAAATTGAGTGACATTAAAATCGGGATACGCCTGCTTTACGGTTTCTAATTGTGCAGAGACAGGAACCATTTGCTCTTGTGGTGAAACTTGTAATGTCGCTTCGTATCGAGCCAGTTCGATTTCATCATCAAACAACATCACCAATCCCGTGAGGGAAAGCATGAGCATAAATGGAATGACGAACAAACCTGCGTAGAAGTGCCATCGCCACGTCATAAAGTAGATGGATTTTGCGCGTGAGGCTTCCTTGAGTTGAGGCTTTGCCGAGTTTCTCAACATGTGTATTTTCCTTTTTTCATTGTTGAACACCCAAATTCAGTCAAACGCATCCTGCACATACACATTCGTATGCGGCGCTAATTGACTTAGATTTGGGAGTACCACTGCTCGAAGTGGCAGTGTTGCTGACTATATACCCAAGTGACTTCAAGATGCTGGATTCAGAGCGTTGTCATTGATTCGAGTGCAAAGAAAACAACGCTGTGTAATAGACAACTCTTTCCAAGTTGTTTGAAGCAGCAATCGGAGCAATAACACGCTCCCGAAGGGCGAGTTGCCTTGGCTTGTATACTTTGTTGTCGATATCTTGATTTAGACCCACTAGACCTTTAAATCGCCGCCGCGTCTACAAACCAAGTCATTCTCGCTGAACCAAGCATCTCGAGGTTACTTGGGTATCGTGTAATTGTTTTTGTTATGAGAAAAGGGAAACTGGCGGCGCTCGAGGAACTGGTGTTTCAAATCGCACACTTAGAGCCAAATAAGCGTAGCTGTCAGAAGTCACCAAGCTCTGTCTTGAAAGTATCGGTGTCGTTGGAAGTGTATCGTGATGAAAAGTCGAGAAGTGGCTAAACGGACAAGGCTTGCCTTTGTGGCTGACCGAATTGTCGCCCTCTTCTATTTGGACCAACTCAAATCCGTTAAGCGTACATAGCGTCGCCCACACGCCCATGCTGTTACCATGAGCATTGATAACAGGCATCAGTGTCACTAGCACCCAACTGAGAGCACTAGCAAATAACATCGAGCGGTAAAAAGGAATTAATCTACGCATAACGGTGACTTAACAAATTTCACACAGCGTAACCAATTTTGAGTGATAGCTCAAAAACAGGATCAATAAGTGCTTGCTACCTCACAGGTTTTCTTGAATGCATCGATTGACAGTCGCAAAAAAGCCCGCCGAAATGGCAGGCTGATAATGTGTTCATTCATTACTTAGAGATAACGCGTAATCCACTGCCACGAGCAAATGCTCCGCTCAGTAGATAATTAGCCAAACAACTTGCTCCAAATGCTTGGATTGCGCTTGTCGTGGTACTCTTCACGAAGACTATCGATTTCACGCAGTTGAGCTTTTGCTTCTTGTAGCTTGCCCGCATCAAGATCCGCTTCAATCTTATCTAGCGTTACCGTCAGCTTGTTAAAGCCTTCTAAGTAAGTATCAAACTTCTCTGGTGGGTAATTACCACGCTTAGATTGTTCAACAATCGCTTGCAAGCTATCAATCGCAGATTTCATGGTTTCAACATCAGACGCTTCCGCCGCCTGTTTGAATTCCATCTTCATCTGTTTCATGTTTTGTTTTAAATCAACCGCTTCTGCCATTGCGTATGTTGAGCCAAACGCAATCGCACACCCTAGGACTAAAGGACGTAACATTTTTCACTTCTCCATTTATAGTGCCGAATTCTGTGTCGGCTTTATTCACCCAAATAACCTACGCCATAAGAGGCGAAAAACTAGCTTAGTTGAGTATTTCCGGGTCGCAGTGTAAAGCAATCTGGCGTCGGGTGCATACCTTAAATGTAATCAAGTTTATGCGTTGAGAATGCTGTCATATTCTGCAATTGGTTTACGGCCTCTCAAAGCTAAGAAAGACAAAAACTGCTGAGCGGTGTGAGTAATCACTTTCTTGCTATCAATACCCACTTTGTCCATTAACTCTCCAACCAAATCCAGATTACCAACATCGTGACAGAAATGCGCGTCACTGCCCGTGGTGAAGAAAACACCGAGATCTTTCCCGATTTGTGCAATCTCGTGGCAACGGTCTACGCTGCCTACTCGGCTGTTGCCTTTCAGCGTGGTGTTATTAATTTCAATCGCGACATTGTGCTCTTTCGCGCACGCTAAAACGGTCTGAAAATCAAAGTCGAAATTTGGATTACCAAGATGACCGAGCGCATCAATACGACCACTCTGAATGACATTAACAAGTGCTTCCGTGTGAGTTTGCTTGTTTGCAGGACGAAAAACGGGTTCATGAAAACTCGCGATCACCCAATCCAAATTTCGATCAACGCTGTCGGGAATGTCGATGTCACCTTGAGTGTTCATGATGTTAGATTCAACGCCACGAATAATCGCAACCCCCTCAAGAAAACGAGGCAGAATTTTCTGGTTCGAGAAGAACCAGTAATGAGGCGCACCCGGCATTGATTCTGCGTGATCGGTCGTGCAGAACATATCCAGCCCGTTCTCTTTTGCCAACTTTGCATTTTCAAGCAAGGTACTGTACGCGTGACCACTGGCGTACGTATGTGTATGGGTATCAACTTTAAATTCCATCATCCACTCTCTTAGGTGCGCTATCTTGCGTGCTATTGTATACCTTCAGGCAACGCATCGTCAGCCCAAGATAAGCAAGAACCCTAAGCTTGCTCTTCACTAATGGCTTTTATCAAGGGTAAAGCTTTTTCCCATCCGTGATTAAACATGGAAACAAAGTCGTTGTGAGTATGAATGGTAACATTGAGTAGTAAACGATCGTTGTTGGTATCGATCTGGTAGATCTCTCGCGATCCGATCCACCTAGATGCTAGGTCAGCATCGAGTTGTTGACGATTATCCGGATTAAAAATGGCAACATGATGAAATTCAAGTTTTTGAAGCGGTAGCACCGTATCTATGATCGCCCTTGTCCCGCCCATATCTGGATCAAAAAAAGTGATGCCACCTCCTTCTTCCCAAGCTCCTTCAAATTGAGACTGCGGTGAAAAGGCTTGTGCCCAACGTTTATACAACTCAACATCGGTTAGCACTTCCCACACTCTTTGCGGTGTCGCCGAAATTTCGACGTAATAATTTAGCGTAAGCATGATTTCTCTCCCTGAACCTTTCTTGACGCTAGCCCATACTCAAGAAAAATCAAACCACACGACCAATTTATCTACCTGCCCCCTTCATTTTCCGACAGACTAAGAAGTTCTCGCTTGTAAACCACCACTGCGATGCGCCGTAAAACGAATCCAACATGTGTTCAGTATGATTGCGAGCACTATTAAACTCATCCCGACAATTTGACTTTGACTCATTCGGTCTTCAAAAAACAGGCTCTGCCAAACCGCAGTGAACAATAAGTTAGTAAAAATGAGTGGCGCAAGTTGAGAGCCACTGCTTGCCAGTTTATATGCTTTGGAGCGAAAAACTTGGGTGTTAATGATCATCAGAGACATCATACCGATCCACAGCGTATTTGAAGAAATCTCAGGCGCCATAACACTCATATTAAGTAACGCGTCGAAGTCATTAAACAAAGTTAGCGGCAACAGAAATACGGCAGCAAAACCAAACGCCCAAAAGTTGATTTCTAGCGGCGACATATTTGTTTTACTCACTTTATATAACGTAAGCTGAGAACCAGAATTGAAGAGTCCACCAGCCAAGCCGAGCAATAAATCCGCTCGCCATGTAATCTCACTTCCACCGCCCGCCAACATAACCACACCAGTGAACGCCATTGCTAAAGCCGCCAATGTTGAAACACGAATGCGCCCTCTCATGAACAGCCTTTCAACCAAGGGAATAAATAATGGGCCAGTAGCAAACAACACAACCCCTTCAACGAGCGTTAACGTTTGTAATGACGCGATAAAGCAAAGTTGTGACAAACCGATACAAAGAGCACGCAATAAAATAGGCTTTAGCGTGCCCGATTTAGGAAAGGTAAGGTTTTTCACACGAAGTAAAATAAGCAAGATAAGCGCAGGCACCAAAAAACGTAAGAAGCTAAATAGTGTGACGGAAAGTTCGCCTGACAACTGCTTTGCTAACAGTCCAGTAACAGATAAGCTTAACGTAGACATCAACATGAAAAGGATAGATTTATTTACAGCATTCATTCAATACTCCTTAATATATGGAGCATTTTAAAAGACATCACTTATCGTAAATAGCGAATAATATTAACCATTGATGTAAGAAAAACTTACAGTTTAACTTATCTATCACCAGTTACGGTTTTTAAATTATGCGGAAACTAGTCCCCTTAAAGTCCATCTACGCATTTGTTGCAGTAGCTGAGTCTGGCAGCATGACAGAAGCAGCACATATATTAAGTGTGAGCCACTCAGCCGTAAGTCAGGCGATTAAATCGCTGGAGAGTCAAGTCAACAAGCCTTTGTTTGATCGCATAGGCAGACAAGTTCAACTCAATGCGGACGGTAAAAAGTATTACCGAAAGGTGGCACCCGCTTTAGAGCAAATTGTCGATGCAACGGAAGCACTCATCCAAGATCAGAACTTGCAACGTGTTACGCTCAATATGGTGAATTCATTGGCTCTTCACTGGTGGATTCCTCGAATGTCCGATTTACAAGGGTTTGCTCCTCAATTAGACGTTCGTTTATCAAACCTGTCTGGCAGATTCAATTTAGAACAAGAAGGTATCGACGCGGCCTTGGTGCATGGAAATCCCGAAGAATGGCAGGATTACTACTGCGAAAAGCTCAGTGAAGATGAACTGGTTTTGGTGTGCAGCCCTGAATTGTTAGCGACGACAAAGGACTCAAACATCACTCAACTCTTAAAGCAGTATCCCATCATTGAAGTTACTAACGAGCGAAGAAAAAACGACTGGAACGTGTGGCAGGACGCGACGGGTATCCAGCGACCTAAAAATAAAAACCAATCACTTTTGACATGTCGATACAAGCCGTCCAGGCCACAACTCGTCGTTTGGGGTTATTGGTCACTCATCGCTTGTTTGTGAAGGATGACATCAAATATGGTCAGCTAATCGAGCTGGGCGAACCCGTCATTAATCCTCATCAACAGCTTTACTTTGTATGCCCGCCACACAAGCTAAAGCTTGAATCGTTTCATCTGTTGCGATCTTGGCTACAACAATCATTCAACTATTAGAAACTTTTGTTAAGCACATTCACGGAAAAACTAGTATAAAGTTAGAAGAGCACTTTTCATCCAAGGATGGTTTATGAAGCAGTATCAAATATGGCTAAGCGCACTCTGTTTTGCAGTATCTTTGAGTATGACCGCTGAAGCAGAAAATGATAACCGCCTTTCAGAACAAGGGATCTCCACGGCAATTATTGGGGGTCAGCAGGCTACCCAAAACCAACTTCCTTTTTTTGCACGTCTTATTCTACATAAAACTGGCGCTAATCAGTTTGCCAATATTTGTGGGGGAACCATTGTAAACGACCGCTTCATTTTAACTGCGGCCCACTGCGTAGAACCAAGCGTTTTTACTGATGGCTGGACAATCAACGATCTACGAGTGCTAGTCAAAAACCCTACGATGAATGACGTGTTTGTTGAAGAATTCAAAGATGTTCGCTCTATCACGATTCATCCTGATTATGTGCCTAGCGATTTATGGATTAATGACATCGCTGTCCTTGAATTGACTAGACCTATCACCGATAACGTCCAATCCATCACTTTACCGCAAGACTTTGGAGACTACAGCAGCAAGTCATTTTATCAGATATTCGGTTTAGGTCAGACCTCAACCAATGATGAAAGCCCCCCTAACTATTTACGCTGGGCAGAAGTAAAACCCCTTACCGACACCCAATGCGCTTCGTTGGTAACAGGGTTTAACGCTCAGGAAAGTTTATGTGCGAATGGATTTCCTGAACGAAGCTACACTGGCATCTGTCGTGGTGACTCAGGCGGTCCTCTCACCTATCAAGACAATAATGGCATGTATCAGCAAATTGGCATTGTGAGCTACGGTTCTTCAGTTTGCGAATCCGCTGCGATTCCAAGTGTGTTTACCGAGATTTTGAACTATGCAACATGGATTGAGACCCAAACCAGCTCAGGTGTAAAAACCAGTTATAACGCCCTCTTAGCAAGTTCGGAAGATTATCATAGCGAAGGGGACTCTGGCTTTGAGCCTGTCGATACCAACACATCTGGCTTTGGTAACAACGGCAGCAGTGGCGGCGGTGCTCTCGGATCAGGGTTGATCATGCTTGGAGGCTGGTTTGGTTGGCTAAGACACCGCAGAAATTATTCGCGCTCCTAGTAGCGTCAACAAGACATCATAATATCTTGCGCTTAACGCGAGAGTTAATGATGTCTTCAATCATCTTTTGCTCTTTTTTCGCTTTTTCATAGTTCTGCTTAGTACGCCAACGATCAAGCACTTTTTCTAACCCTTGAACGCGTGCGTGCTTGTGTTCTAGCGTTTTCTGTACAGATGCACATTCCGCTTGCATAACGGCTTGCTCTTGCTCGTGGTGACGAAGCATTCTTTGTAGCATTTGGTCAACACGATTAAAGTTCATCAAAGCCGCGCTCGTCAGCGTCGGGCCGGTTCGGGTTGATTGCCCAGCGTGGCCTTTCAACGCCGACAACTGTTCCAATTGCATTGAAAGATGGGAGTGACGCTGACGCATGGCATCAAGTTGTTGACCCACACGGTCACGCTGTTTTTCTTCCATTTGCTGTAACTTGCCTACGGCTTTTAACTTGGATTTCATTTCAGCCTTGTCACTCCCATTTGATTAAGCACTTTGAAAAAGCTGCGCGAGCTCGGTCAAACTGGTTGGGTAATCTACAGACTCGTTGGCAGCTTGTTGTAGATATGCACGCAAATTTGGATACATAGCAACAGATTGATCTAACTCAGGATCTTGTCCTGGTTGATAACCCCCTAATGGCAGTAACTCTTTAACCTGAAGGTAGTTGGAGTACATTTGACGGAAGTTATTCGCAATCGTGCTGTGTGCGTCCTGCGTACAAGTATTCATACAACGGCTAATAGACGCGTTGATATCTATCGCGGGATAATGCCCTTGCTCAGCCAGTTGACGCGATAAAACGACATGCCCATCTAAGATGGCGCGCGCGGAATCCACGACAGGATCTTGTTGGTCGTCCCCTTCTGCCAATACGGTATAAATTGCCGTTAAGCTACCATGTTGATTTTCACTGTTACCCGCTCGCTCTAGGAGTTGAGGTAACACGCTGAAGACTGAGGGCGGATAACCACGAGAAGCTGGAGGCTCACCGAGCGAAAGAGCGATTTCGCGCTGTGCCATGGCGTATCGGGTTAGAGAGTCCATCAGAAGTAGAACGTCTTTGCCTTGGTCTCGGAAATACTCTGAAACGCGATGACAAAGTAGTGTCGCTCTTAACCTCATTAGCGGGGATTCATCAGCAGGAGCCGCGATAATGATCGCTTTCTTGCGCGCTTCTGGGGTTAAGTTTCTCTCGATAAACTCACGTACTTCTCTGCCTCGCTCACCGATAAGCCCGACCACAATTACATCGGCCTCCGTGTTTTTGGTGATCATCCCCATTAACACACTTTTACCGACGCCACTGCCAGCCATCAAACCAATACGTTGGCCTTTGCCTACCGTTAATAGTCCATTAATCGCACGCACGCCTACGTTGAGTGGTGTATCAACTGGGCGTCGCTTCAGTGGGTTAATCGGTTTTGGTTCAAGTGAAACTCGATCTCCCCCCTTAAGCGGTGCCCCGTCATCTAACGGCTCACCTAAACCATTCAGTACGCGTCCTAACCACTGAGAGCTTAGCTGCACGGTACTGTCACCATCAAGAGGGATGACTTTTGCACCTGCAAACAGACCGCCTAAACGGCGGATAGGCATGAGGTAAGCAATAGTGTGTTCAAAGCCCACAACTTGCGCTTCGATCATATCGCCTTCCGCGGTTTCTACGAGACAACGCTGCTCAAGCTTAAACCGACACCCTACGGCTTGTAACATTAAGCCGTTTACTTTTATCAATCGCCCTGTTACGCGAGCAACAGGGATTGAATCAAGCGAAGCCAAGGCTTCGCTCAAACGCTCACTTAATAGTTCATGGCTTAGGGTATTACTCATGCTCAGACTCTACCTGTGGAATACTGACTTCATCCAAAAGGTGTTGCTTTACATTGTCCATACAGGCTTCCAAACGAGAGTCGCAGCTCGCATCCGCTTCTGCGTCATCAGTCACTAACTGACAGCCACCAATAGGAAGCTCCGTATTAGGGACCAGTTTCCAAGATTGCGGCAAATCAGCATTGATGTGAGTAATACGCTCTAAATCTTGCGGATTTAAATGCACAGTTACTGTTTCCGCTTTACCAGGCATGGCAGACAATGTCTCGTCCACCAAAGCTAGGATCTGCTGAGGCATTAAAGTGAGCTCGGCACGAATCACTTGCTGAGCTACCTTTTGTACCAGTTCACAAATCATATGGCGTTGTTGCTGTTCTTTTTCATCTTGCCAACGAGAAAGGGCGTGAAAAAGTTCATTGACAGGCTTCGCCGCCTCCAAAAAGCCTTGCTTTCCAGACTGCTCACCGGAAACAAAGCCTTTTTGGAAACCTTCTTTTTGGCCTTCCAACAGACCTTGTTGCTTGCCCTGTTCGATACCTTGGCGTAAGCCTTCCTCATGTCCTTGTTGCAAACCTTGTTGAAAACCTTCTTCAAGTTGCTGTTGGATATCAATTTGAGGTTCTTGCCAGCCTTGGTTATCTAGCCCGAATTCGTCTTCGATAGTCTTAGGTTGCGCTAAAGGCGGAAAACGGTGTAAACGATACCCGTTCGGAGGCAATCGCATAGTACTTGATTTTGTCTCTAGCATGACCTTACTCCACCGTTGGCTCTTCATAGAGAAGCAGCTGAACTTCACCAGATTCATCCAGCTCACGTACCATTTGCATGATATCTTGACGTGCTTTTTGAACTCGACTTAACGCAACAGCACCGCGTGCGTCCATGTCATCTTCTAGCGCTTTCACCATACGTTGCGGCATTGAACGCTTAATAGCTTGTTGTAAGGTAATATCGGAACCTTTTAGCGCAACAGCCCACAACTCTAGCGGGATTTGCTGCACCAACATGTCCATAGTTTCTTCGCGTTGTCGGCCAAGAACCATAAAGTCGAACATGTTTTCTTCAATTGCATTAACAACATCTTCATCATGCAACTTCAGCATTTCCATCAATGAACCACGGTCACCTTCAAAGCGGTTAATGATATCTGCTGCTTGCTTAACACCTGATAACGGCGTGCTTTGACTTGCGGATACTTTTTCGATGCAACGCTCAACGAGTTCATGCAAATCAACGGCAACTTGATGATCGATATCTTGCAATTGAGCAATACGGAACAAGATTTCGTCATGGTAATCTTGTGGCAAGTGCTTCAATACCGCTGAAGAGCTGTCTGCTGGCAAATACGCTAGAAAAATTGCTTGCATTTGTGGGTGCTCGTTCACAATGAAACGAGCGAGAGTTTCTGCTTCCACCCACTGTAAGCGCTGCATATTGTTGCGAATTTCATCGCCATATAAGGTATTTAATAACCCTTTTGCCAAATCGTTACCCAATGCTTTACGCAATGTATTAGATAGGTATTCCTTAGAGGCTCCTCGAATACCGCTGTGCTCACGGAAATCTTCAAAGAAAGTTTGAATAACACCACGAGCAGAATCGCTCTTAATGCCATTTAACTTCGCCATTGCACGAGTCACACGCTGGGTTTCATCACGGCTAAAGTGTTGCAAAACCTTCGCTGCGGCATCCTCGCCCATGCCTAATAGCACGAGCGCGGTTTGTTCAACATAACTAAGCGTCTGCTTTGATAGAACTGTGTTCATTGATGTTTACCCATTGTTTCAGTATTTCGGCTACGCGCTCTGGCTCTTCATTAGCAATAAGCTGTAGGTGTTTCAATTGAATTTCTAATGGCGAACCTGCTGGTGGTAGCATGTCGCTGTTTACATCTAAACCTGAAGAGGCTGAGATGCCTTTTTCAGATAGGCGGCGATCAAGTACTTCTTCATGCTCGCGCTCTTCACGCGTTTGCAAGTTTTCGTAGTCAGGTTCTTCCTGAGGCTCAGCAAAATTTAGCTCAGGCACAGGTTTATCAACGCCAGTTAGGTGCATGATTAATGGACGCAGTACGAAGAAGATCATCGCCAAGCCTAACAAGCCACCAATAACGTAGCGTATTGGCTGCTGTACTGTAGGGTCTTGCCACCACGGCAGTGCAG encodes the following:
- a CDS encoding LysR family transcriptional regulator; translation: MVNPKLIALLPDLASFILVVNEGSFTAAAKQLGVTPSALSKLITRLEQALSVKLFERTTRKLIITQAGQKVYDQSIAMVNAAQQAVELSAEDHAEPTGALTVAAPEAFLNSVLQPFVLPFLERYPNIQLKLRAADGEIDLFRQGIDVAFKLTDKPDENLVLKEISKTNLVLCASPDYLAKHGMPEHPTELEQHDCIYLAENDKDNIWSFFKEEAFHSIAVSGRYAVNHSQMRLNGVKSGLGIGIFHDFVIKDALEQGEVVEVLPDWMIKSNYHGAIAMQYAQTKYMPARLRVFIDFVKEHLVSDDTNHA
- the gloA2 gene encoding SMU1112c/YaeR family gloxylase I-like metalloprotein, coding for MFNAIHHVAIICSDYPRSKRFYTEVLGLKVIAENYREARDSYKLDLALPDGSQVELFSFPDAPERPSFPEAQGLRHLAFLVDDVEQVKAYLESNDVEVEPIRIDEFTGKAFTFFQDPDGLPLEIYQK
- a CDS encoding PepSY-associated TM helix domain-containing protein, with the protein product MLRNSAKPQLKEASRAKSIYFMTWRWHFYAGLFVIPFMLMLSLTGLVMLFDDEIELARYEATLQVSPQEQMVPVSAQLETVKQAYPDFNVTQFVPAKTADMANRFSIQNQEGSSLIVAVNPYTGDVQGTIDRGDSIYELMNSIHGTLLIGDLGDRLIEIAASLGILLLVSGLYLWLPRDNASRAGFLKIRLNNGPRILMRDLHANLGGVLSLVLLFFLISGLSWAGIWGAKMVQAWNTFPTYYTWGEKPESTLTHKDLNHGASEEMPWNLELAAVPESKDKPAHDHANMKEEMAYAGTHETLSIDDIILKAEMMGFTGYKLFLPRSETGVYTVAANAMGGDISDPRQDRTSHFDQYSGRLLVDVTWQDYSLFAKFMAAGVSLHQGDVSILNKVLNVVFCLAFILISITGVVMWWIRRPSRSAALGAPPKFQQDGIWKLGLVALVILCLAFPMGGLAIVTVLALDWLLFNRVEKLKTALN
- a CDS encoding cytochrome b562: MLRPLVLGCAIAFGSTYAMAEAVDLKQNMKQMKMEFKQAAEASDVETMKSAIDSLQAIVEQSKRGNYPPEKFDTYLEGFNKLTVTLDKIEADLDAGKLQEAKAQLREIDSLREEYHDKRNPSIWSKLFG
- a CDS encoding phosphatase, with translation MEFKVDTHTHTYASGHAYSTLLENAKLAKENGLDMFCTTDHAESMPGAPHYWFFSNQKILPRFLEGVAIIRGVESNIMNTQGDIDIPDSVDRNLDWVIASFHEPVFRPANKQTHTEALVNVIQSGRIDALGHLGNPNFDFDFQTVLACAKEHNVAIEINNTTLKGNSRVGSVDRCHEIAQIGKDLGVFFTTGSDAHFCHDVGNLDLVGELMDKVGIDSKKVITHTAQQFLSFLALRGRKPIAEYDSILNA
- a CDS encoding SRPBCC family protein; the protein is MLTLNYYVEISATPQRVWEVLTDVELYKRWAQAFSPQSQFEGAWEEGGGITFFDPDMGGTRAIIDTVLPLQKLEFHHVAIFNPDNRQQLDADLASRWIGSREIYQIDTNNDRLLLNVTIHTHNDFVSMFNHGWEKALPLIKAISEEQA
- a CDS encoding DMT family transporter, which produces MNAVNKSILFMLMSTLSLSVTGLLAKQLSGELSVTLFSFLRFLVPALILLILLRVKNLTFPKSGTLKPILLRALCIGLSQLCFIASLQTLTLVEGVVLFATGPLFIPLVERLFMRGRIRVSTLAALAMAFTGVVMLAGGGSEITWRADLLLGLAGGLFNSGSQLTLYKVSKTNMSPLEINFWAFGFAAVFLLPLTLFNDFDALLNMSVMAPEISSNTLWIGMMSLMIINTQVFRSKAYKLASSGSQLAPLIFTNLLFTAVWQSLFFEDRMSQSQIVGMSLIVLAIILNTCWIRFTAHRSGGLQARTS
- a CDS encoding S1 family peptidase, with protein sequence MTAEAENDNRLSEQGISTAIIGGQQATQNQLPFFARLILHKTGANQFANICGGTIVNDRFILTAAHCVEPSVFTDGWTINDLRVLVKNPTMNDVFVEEFKDVRSITIHPDYVPSDLWINDIAVLELTRPITDNVQSITLPQDFGDYSSKSFYQIFGLGQTSTNDESPPNYLRWAEVKPLTDTQCASLVTGFNAQESLCANGFPERSYTGICRGDSGGPLTYQDNNGMYQQIGIVSYGSSVCESAAIPSVFTEILNYATWIETQTSSGVKTSYNALLASSEDYHSEGDSGFEPVDTNTSGFGNNGSSGGGALGSGLIMLGGWFGWLRHRRNYSRS